The Candidatus Kapaibacterium sp. genome includes a region encoding these proteins:
- a CDS encoding efflux RND transporter permease subunit: MILAKISIDRPILTTMVLLVFIIFGIIAFRGMNMNQVPEVNIPFVTISTIYPGAGPKEIETQISKRIEDVVATVSQIKRIESYSLDGVSIVMIEFDLKKNIDIATQEVKDKVDQVINLLPRDVDKPIVQKVDLQAFPVIDIVFSGDLDPLALYDYASRTLKDRFSQIGGVAQVNIIGGQQREIKVSFDDKTVHENMISLPQMLQIFAAQNFDIPGGYFQIQGQEYTVRLSGEFDDIEQIKETELETPFGKKKVGHIADVIDGGKKVRQRAVYFDNIAKIRDENVVRLSLIKATDGNAINISSDLYKLLPELEAIIPEGTQLKVVNDAAIFTKSTVDDTMSNILLGILFTSIVLLLFLHDIRSTIIVGLSMPISVISTFLLMQAAGFSLNMMSLMGISVSIGVLVANSIVVLENIFRNKEKGMNRKDAAFFGTKQVTVAVVAATLTNIVVFVPLANISSIVGEFLKEMALTAAFATVFSLIISFTLTPMLASLILPDKPKIGFFGRKIIAFEKMWERLYTRLLTLSLKNKWISVSILGITFIMFFLTVFKIYGPNLSFEFMPAGDNGKIAIQVQLPEGYDLPSTTKLMQTIEDRIRTYDDVEVILTNIGKTDDLNIGTNLAMMEVYLKDVSERELGLTDYIESFTEELSNIPNALIKVAPLENMAGPGAPIEFYLLGQDLDKLEEIKAVIVEKAKNIKGLVNFDNSSSAGKPEMTVVPNRQKITELGVSVQEIGMTLRAAIEGIVSTQYKDRGEEYDMVITMDEESVNTPEKIAAIPIITRMGTYRLSDLAEVEFTKGFTKVLRRDKFTAIKFTGDAAAGVPTGDIINEIDLIVDGGVIDGKEIAGLDLPPGYRVRWGGTAEMQIQMVTDLAFAFFLAFLLTYMLLAAILESLWQPVLIMLTVPLALLGVVILMYYTDTYFGLTAIMGVIMLIGIVVNNAILILDNTNQLIREKKMKVKEALIQAAPEKLKPIIMSTTAIILGLLPMALGIGSAGKEMRIPLGIVSIGGLVASTFLTLFVIPVAFYVVAAFFNRVKLMFAKMFGREVPA; this comes from the coding sequence ATGATATTAGCTAAAATTTCTATTGACCGTCCCATTCTGACAACTATGGTCTTGCTCGTATTTATTATTTTCGGAATCATTGCTTTCCGAGGTATGAATATGAACCAAGTGCCTGAAGTTAATATACCATTTGTGACGATTTCGACTATTTATCCGGGTGCCGGACCAAAAGAGATCGAAACTCAAATCAGCAAACGTATCGAAGACGTGGTGGCAACAGTAAGCCAAATTAAAAGAATCGAATCATATTCATTAGATGGTGTTTCCATTGTTATGATAGAATTTGACTTGAAAAAAAATATTGATATTGCTACGCAAGAAGTAAAAGATAAAGTTGACCAAGTAATTAATTTATTGCCTCGTGACGTTGATAAACCAATTGTTCAGAAAGTTGACTTGCAGGCATTTCCTGTAATCGACATTGTTTTCAGTGGTGACCTTGACCCACTTGCATTATATGATTATGCTTCTCGCACACTAAAAGACCGCTTTTCGCAAATTGGTGGAGTTGCCCAAGTTAATATAATCGGCGGTCAGCAAAGGGAAATCAAAGTAAGTTTTGACGATAAAACAGTTCATGAAAATATGATTTCGCTTCCGCAGATGCTACAAATATTTGCGGCTCAAAACTTCGATATTCCCGGTGGATATTTCCAAATCCAGGGTCAAGAATATACAGTCAGACTTTCAGGCGAATTTGATGATATCGAACAAATTAAAGAAACGGAGTTAGAAACCCCATTCGGGAAAAAGAAAGTCGGGCATATTGCTGACGTTATTGACGGTGGAAAAAAAGTTCGCCAACGTGCAGTTTATTTCGATAATATTGCAAAAATAAGAGATGAAAACGTTGTAAGATTATCTTTAATTAAAGCAACGGACGGTAATGCAATTAATATTTCGAGTGATTTATATAAATTATTACCCGAATTAGAAGCAATTATACCCGAAGGTACTCAATTAAAAGTAGTTAACGATGCTGCAATATTTACAAAATCAACTGTAGATGACACAATGTCTAATATACTTTTAGGTATTCTTTTTACATCAATTGTTTTATTATTATTTTTGCATGACATTCGTTCAACAATAATTGTTGGACTTTCGATGCCAATTTCGGTTATATCAACATTTTTGCTCATGCAGGCAGCCGGATTCTCCCTCAATATGATGTCGCTGATGGGAATTTCAGTTTCAATTGGGGTTTTAGTTGCTAATTCGATTGTTGTATTGGAAAATATTTTCCGAAACAAAGAAAAAGGTATGAACCGTAAAGATGCGGCATTCTTTGGTACGAAGCAAGTCACCGTAGCTGTAGTCGCTGCGACTTTAACAAATATTGTAGTATTTGTTCCATTGGCAAATATTAGTTCAATCGTAGGTGAGTTCCTTAAAGAAATGGCTCTGACCGCAGCTTTTGCAACTGTATTTTCATTAATAATTTCATTTACTCTTACTCCGATGCTCGCATCATTAATTTTACCTGATAAACCCAAAATTGGTTTTTTCGGTCGAAAAATTATTGCATTTGAAAAAATGTGGGAAAGGCTCTATACGCGTTTATTAACATTAAGTTTGAAAAATAAATGGATTAGTGTGTCTATTCTCGGTATTACTTTTATTATGTTTTTCTTAACTGTTTTTAAAATTTATGGTCCTAATTTATCATTTGAATTTATGCCTGCAGGAGATAATGGAAAAATTGCAATTCAAGTACAATTGCCCGAAGGCTATGATTTGCCGTCAACAACTAAATTGATGCAGACAATTGAAGACAGGATAAGGACTTACGATGATGTCGAAGTGATTTTGACAAATATTGGAAAAACAGACGATTTAAATATCGGGACTAATTTGGCAATGATGGAAGTTTATTTGAAGGATGTTTCTGAACGAGAATTAGGCTTAACCGATTATATTGAATCTTTTACCGAGGAACTTTCAAATATTCCGAATGCACTTATCAAGGTAGCGCCACTTGAAAATATGGCTGGTCCGGGAGCACCAATTGAATTTTATTTATTGGGGCAGGATTTGGATAAATTGGAAGAAATTAAGGCTGTAATTGTTGAAAAAGCCAAAAATATTAAAGGACTTGTGAATTTTGATAATAGCTCAAGTGCCGGAAAACCTGAAATGACAGTCGTGCCAAACAGACAAAAAATCACTGAGCTTGGCGTTTCAGTCCAAGAAATTGGGATGACGCTCAGAGCTGCTATCGAAGGGATTGTTTCAACTCAATACAAGGATAGGGGCGAGGAATATGACATGGTCATTACGATGGATGAAGAATCAGTCAATACCCCCGAAAAAATCGCTGCTATTCCAATTATTACCCGAATGGGAACGTATAGGCTTTCGGATTTGGCAGAAGTTGAGTTCACCAAAGGATTCACCAAAGTGCTTCGTCGCGATAAATTTACTGCTATTAAATTCACAGGTGATGCCGCCGCAGGAGTGCCTACCGGAGATATAATTAACGAAATTGATTTAATAGTAGATGGTGGTGTAATTGACGGTAAAGAAATTGCAGGTTTAGACTTACCTCCCGGTTATAGAGTACGATGGGGTGGAACAGCAGAAATGCAAATACAAATGGTCACCGACCTTGCATTCGCCTTTTTCTTGGCATTTTTATTGACATATATGTTGCTTGCTGCAATACTCGAAAGCTTGTGGCAGCCTGTGCTAATCATGCTCACAGTTCCATTAGCCTTACTTGGCGTGGTTATATTGATGTATTACACAGATACATATTTCGGTTTGACGGCAATAATGGGCGTAATCATGCTTATTGGAATTGTGGTAAATAATGCGATTTTAATTTTGGACAATACCAATCAATTAATCCGAGAGAAGAAAATGAAAGTCAAAGAGGCTCTCATCCAAGCTGCACCGGAAAAATTGAAGCCGATTATCATGTCAACTACTGCAATCATACTTGGGCTGTTGCCAATGGCGCTTGGAATTGGTTCAGCCGGTAAAGAAATGAGAATACCGCTTGGAATCGTGAGTATCGGTGGACTGGTAGCTTCTACATTTCTAACATTATTTGTAATCCCCGTGGCATTCTACGTTGTAGCAGCATTTTTCAATAGGGTAAAGCTCATGTTTGCGAAAATGTTCGGACGCGAAGTACCTGCATAA
- a CDS encoding efflux RND transporter periplasmic adaptor subunit, protein MKTFRTTIILATLATLALINVSCQKEKPAPPRSMEQIKSEEGIPVEVSTIMPSDFSKELSFFSTVSGIVETVEYTKVKDQILSIRAKVGDYVKQGQLLMEFPTNNPNLQYEQAKVALDNSEKSYKRMKELLAVGEISQQVYDNTQAQYMVAKQNMESIEKLVKIKAQVSGTLISIPVRVGDVTGDNQALFTIAQLNKMIAKVQATDRELVQIKKGMPVQAFWNGIEYRGVVSDIGMEMNSMTRSFPIEITIDNPKQTLKSGVTVDVRIKVKETDQAIIIDRKLLVDEAGKKFVFLEKDGFATKRQVQTGIASGTNIEITDGLKPGDNLITCCTSFLEDGIKIKLNK, encoded by the coding sequence ATGAAAACTTTTAGAACAACAATAATTTTGGCTACATTGGCAACTTTAGCGCTGATAAATGTGTCATGCCAAAAAGAGAAGCCCGCTCCGCCACGCAGTATGGAACAAATTAAATCGGAAGAAGGTATTCCGGTTGAAGTTTCTACCATTATGCCTTCAGACTTTTCAAAAGAATTATCATTTTTCAGTACTGTTTCCGGAATAGTTGAAACAGTCGAATATACCAAGGTAAAAGACCAAATATTGAGCATCAGAGCTAAAGTTGGCGATTATGTAAAGCAAGGACAATTGCTCATGGAATTCCCGACAAATAATCCGAACTTGCAATACGAACAAGCAAAAGTTGCTCTCGACAATTCCGAAAAATCTTACAAAAGGATGAAAGAATTACTTGCAGTAGGCGAGATTTCCCAGCAAGTATATGACAACACTCAGGCTCAGTATATGGTTGCAAAACAAAACATGGAATCTATCGAAAAATTAGTTAAAATCAAAGCTCAGGTTTCCGGTACTTTGATATCAATTCCTGTTCGAGTTGGCGATGTAACGGGCGATAACCAAGCACTATTTACAATTGCACAATTAAATAAAATGATTGCAAAAGTTCAAGCGACTGATAGAGAGTTAGTCCAAATCAAAAAAGGGATGCCTGTTCAAGCATTTTGGAATGGAATTGAATATAGAGGCGTAGTTAGCGATATCGGAATGGAAATGAATTCGATGACAAGGTCTTTCCCAATCGAAATCACCATTGATAATCCAAAACAAACACTTAAAAGTGGGGTTACGGTTGATGTCCGAATCAAAGTTAAAGAAACTGACCAAGCAATTATTATTGACCGCAAACTTTTAGTTGACGAAGCCGGCAAAAAATTTGTTTTCTTAGAAAAAGATGGTTTTGCCACCAAAAGGCAAGTCCAAACCGGAATCGCAAGCGGCACAAATATCGAAATTACAGACGGCTTAAAACCAGGCGATAATTTAATTACGTGCTGCACTTCATTTTTGGAAGACGGTATAAAAATTAAACTAAATAAATAA
- a CDS encoding TolC family protein: protein MSSFKHNIKKMILCFIVLTAIACPALSRETVVLKLDDAILKALSNNSQTKIAKMELTKANAAVKEAFGYALPTVDFSASLSHFLSVPKMPFPDFEAMLNNYTYKVLVDEALISEGDAKYRDMNNVLQSFTLKNNYEAKLQVTQILFNSAVFRGIGASEIYRQAAEVNLQNTAAKTILDVQKAFYGILLAKEMNLIAQSSFENIENHVKSAQAMFQQGLASEYNVMQAEVQLENFRPMVIASENALKNAKEGLRIVLGIGDDVDIDVVGNLEVIDDVGDDLPNLIEKARKNNLDVKGLSKKADVDEAFIDLDVSEYWPSLVAFGNVSLNGASDDFNFLHYNSSMVGLSLSINLFNGNRTRQKVEQSTVSMLQTREQVNNLKDFVAMRMKDKFNELEQVRSTLSSQERNVDLAQKSYSIAEVRFKEGTGTQLELLSAELQLRQARANRLQSVYAFINAKADIENLTGKLSDEYINLIMNSNK from the coding sequence ATGAGTTCTTTCAAACATAATATCAAAAAAATGATTCTCTGCTTCATCGTGTTAACGGCAATCGCCTGTCCGGCACTGAGTAGAGAGACTGTTGTCTTGAAGTTGGATGACGCTATACTAAAGGCTTTGAGCAACAATTCGCAGACAAAAATCGCTAAAATGGAGCTGACAAAAGCAAACGCCGCTGTGAAAGAGGCATTTGGTTACGCACTTCCAACTGTTGATTTTTCGGCAAGTTTATCGCACTTCTTGAGCGTTCCCAAGATGCCATTTCCCGATTTCGAGGCAATGTTGAACAACTACACTTACAAAGTGTTGGTAGATGAGGCACTTATTTCTGAGGGTGATGCAAAATATCGAGACATGAATAATGTGCTGCAAAGCTTCACACTCAAGAATAATTATGAAGCCAAACTTCAAGTAACGCAGATTTTGTTCAATTCCGCTGTGTTTCGTGGTATCGGGGCATCAGAAATTTATCGTCAAGCCGCTGAAGTAAACCTTCAAAATACTGCTGCGAAAACTATTCTAGATGTCCAAAAAGCATTTTATGGGATTTTGCTCGCAAAAGAGATGAATTTAATTGCTCAATCAAGCTTCGAAAACATCGAAAACCATGTCAAATCTGCTCAAGCTATGTTTCAACAGGGTTTAGCATCAGAGTATAACGTTATGCAAGCTGAAGTACAGTTAGAAAACTTCCGACCAATGGTAATTGCATCAGAAAATGCTCTGAAAAATGCGAAGGAAGGATTGAGAATTGTCTTGGGCATTGGAGATGATGTTGACATAGATGTTGTTGGTAATTTGGAAGTAATTGATGATGTAGGCGATGATTTACCAAATTTAATTGAAAAAGCCCGCAAAAACAACTTAGATGTTAAAGGTTTGAGCAAAAAAGCCGACGTTGACGAGGCATTTATTGATTTAGATGTTTCGGAATATTGGCCCTCGCTTGTAGCATTTGGAAATGTATCTTTAAACGGAGCATCCGATGATTTCAATTTTTTGCACTATAATTCATCAATGGTTGGTTTGAGCCTTTCAATTAATTTATTCAATGGCAACAGAACTCGCCAAAAAGTCGAACAGTCAACCGTTTCGATGTTGCAAACTCGAGAACAGGTTAATAATCTCAAAGATTTTGTTGCAATGAGAATGAAGGACAAATTTAACGAATTGGAACAAGTCAGGAGCACATTATCATCGCAGGAAAGAAACGTTGATTTGGCTCAGAAGAGTTATTCGATTGCCGAAGTAAGATTTAAAGAGGGTACGGGCACTCAACTTGAATTGCTAAGTGCCGAATTGCAATTACGCCAAGCACGCGCCAATAGATTGCAATCTGTTTACGCATTTATTAATGCAAAAGCAGATATTGAGAATCTAACCGGCAAGTTAAGCGACGAGTATATTAATTTAATCATGAATAGTAATAAATAA
- a CDS encoding TetR/AcrR family transcriptional regulator, which produces MSIENEKNDNRQRIINTAKERILKYGYRNLRIDDITNDLQISKRTLYEIFSSKEDLVRELFQQGHSIMSNEIESVLSTIINDIEADFLVEMRKLWAIVKNHTEIVSNQLFVEIKTVFPDLSCKRQDFEDSIKSNFDQIYKIGIAKGIFKPNVKSELFFMIHYYALSSILKPEIIAQSSMSIKEIIDGISNLLLTGALTEDAQKKYLELTEI; this is translated from the coding sequence ATGAGTATTGAAAACGAAAAAAATGATAATCGCCAAAGGATTATTAATACAGCGAAGGAGCGGATTCTCAAGTATGGATATCGCAATCTGAGAATTGATGACATCACAAACGATTTACAAATATCAAAACGCACTTTGTACGAAATCTTTTCCTCGAAAGAGGATTTAGTACGAGAATTATTTCAACAAGGTCACTCAATCATGTCGAATGAAATCGAAAGCGTATTGTCAACGATAATTAATGATATCGAAGCTGACTTCTTAGTCGAAATGAGAAAGCTTTGGGCTATTGTCAAAAACCATACTGAAATTGTCAGCAACCAACTTTTTGTAGAAATCAAAACAGTTTTCCCTGATTTATCCTGCAAAAGGCAAGATTTTGAAGATTCGATAAAAAGCAATTTCGACCAAATCTACAAAATCGGAATTGCAAAAGGTATATTCAAACCAAATGTCAAAAGTGAGTTATTTTTTATGATTCATTACTATGCTTTGAGTAGCATACTGAAACCTGAAATCATAGCTCAATCATCAATGAGTATAAAAGAAATTATTGATGGCATTTCAAATTTACTATTAACGGGCGCATTAACAGAGGACGCACAAAAGAAATATTTAGAATTAACAGAAATTTAA
- the purL gene encoding phosphoribosylformylglycinamidine synthase subunit PurL — protein sequence MNTSELYSELRVTVETALKLGLTAKEYEKIVEIMGRTPTYTELGVYSVMWSEHCSYKNSIKKLKTLPRSGGKLLVEAGEENAGLVDIGDGWAIAFKIESHNHPSAIEPFQGAATGVGGILRDIFTMGARPIAALNSLRFGELNNRRTKYLLSGVVHGIGHYGNCFGVPTVGGEIYFDDCYSDNPLINAMAVGIVHVDKTASAASSGVGNPVMILGSSTGRDGIHGASLLASREFDEKTDDMRPTVQVGDPFAEKLLLEATLELIDAGVIVGIQDMGAAGISCSTSEMSARNALGMNINLDIVPLRELGMSAYEIMLSESQERMLAVIEKGKEQIAIDICNKWDVPITEIGEVTGDGLIHIFRNGLKVCELDADSLVLGGGAPQYDRETKEPDYLAQKHKYDCAKVAAMTPTEGDFKTVISSPNIASKRWIFEQYDSQVRTNTVSIKGDAAVIRLKELPGKAIAVTTDCNSRYVYLNPYKGAMIAVAEAARNVVCVGAEPVAITNCLNFGNPYDPEVYWQFSEAIKGMGDACRAFNTPVTGGNVSFHNESKNNAVFPTPTIGMLGIIDDLNKIMSLNFKQKDEIIVVLGDNLNELGGSEYLKHYAEEITGNAPEIDLTKEIALQKLALELIRSGLITSAHDISEGGLIIALSEMSISSGNIGCEIDLGDSPTVGDLFSETQSRIVITIDKSKLDEVSSAAEKHNVPFNVIGKTIENKFIIKNYINYSIKNVFELYENAIPNLMNL from the coding sequence ATGAATACATCAGAGCTATATTCCGAACTTCGGGTAACAGTCGAAACAGCTTTAAAATTGGGCTTAACAGCCAAAGAATACGAAAAAATTGTCGAAATAATGGGCAGAACTCCGACCTACACAGAGTTGGGAGTTTATAGCGTAATGTGGAGCGAACATTGCTCCTACAAAAATTCTATAAAAAAATTGAAGACTTTGCCACGTTCCGGTGGCAAACTTTTAGTCGAAGCCGGTGAAGAAAATGCCGGATTAGTTGATATTGGCGACGGCTGGGCAATCGCTTTCAAAATCGAAAGTCACAATCACCCGTCTGCTATTGAACCATTTCAGGGTGCTGCTACAGGCGTTGGTGGAATTTTACGCGATATTTTTACAATGGGAGCAAGACCTATTGCCGCATTGAATTCATTGCGCTTCGGGGAATTGAACAACCGTCGCACGAAATATCTGCTCTCAGGAGTGGTACATGGAATCGGACATTACGGAAATTGCTTTGGAGTCCCGACTGTTGGCGGAGAAATTTATTTCGATGATTGTTATAGTGATAATCCTCTGATAAACGCTATGGCTGTAGGTATAGTTCATGTTGATAAAACTGCTTCGGCAGCATCATCAGGTGTTGGCAATCCGGTGATGATATTAGGAAGCAGCACAGGACGCGATGGAATCCATGGTGCATCGCTTCTCGCATCACGCGAGTTCGATGAAAAAACTGATGATATGCGACCTACAGTCCAAGTTGGCGACCCATTTGCTGAAAAATTACTTCTCGAAGCAACTCTCGAATTAATTGATGCAGGTGTAATTGTTGGTATTCAGGATATGGGAGCAGCCGGAATTTCGTGCTCAACGTCGGAGATGAGCGCCAGAAACGCTTTGGGTATGAACATTAACCTTGATATAGTGCCGCTTCGAGAGCTGGGTATGTCTGCATATGAAATTATGCTTTCCGAATCGCAAGAAAGAATGCTTGCCGTGATTGAAAAAGGGAAAGAGCAAATCGCTATTGATATTTGCAACAAATGGGACGTCCCAATAACTGAGATTGGCGAAGTAACTGGCGATGGGCTTATCCATATATTTAGAAATGGTCTGAAAGTTTGCGAATTGGATGCCGATTCATTAGTCTTGGGCGGTGGTGCTCCACAATATGACCGAGAAACTAAAGAACCGGACTATTTGGCTCAAAAACATAAATACGATTGTGCCAAAGTAGCAGCGATGACACCGACTGAAGGCGATTTCAAAACTGTAATAAGTTCGCCCAATATAGCATCTAAACGTTGGATTTTTGAGCAATATGATTCACAAGTACGCACAAATACAGTTTCTATCAAAGGCGATGCAGCGGTAATTCGACTGAAAGAGCTTCCGGGCAAAGCAATAGCTGTAACTACAGATTGCAACAGTCGCTATGTGTATTTGAATCCTTACAAAGGTGCTATGATTGCAGTTGCAGAAGCTGCCCGAAATGTGGTTTGCGTAGGAGCAGAACCCGTCGCAATCACAAATTGCTTGAATTTCGGCAATCCATATGACCCTGAAGTCTATTGGCAATTCTCCGAAGCGATTAAGGGCATGGGTGATGCTTGTAGAGCATTTAATACACCCGTAACAGGCGGCAACGTCAGCTTTCATAACGAATCCAAAAACAATGCAGTATTCCCTACTCCAACAATCGGTATGCTTGGAATCATAGATGACTTAAACAAAATCATGTCGCTTAATTTTAAACAAAAAGATGAAATAATTGTAGTTTTGGGTGATAATCTGAATGAGCTTGGCGGCTCTGAATATCTCAAGCATTATGCGGAAGAGATTACCGGCAACGCGCCTGAAATTGATTTGACGAAAGAAATCGCTTTGCAAAAGTTGGCTTTAGAGTTGATTCGCAGCGGATTGATTACTTCTGCTCATGATATTAGCGAAGGCGGATTGATTATCGCATTGTCCGAAATGTCTATATCATCGGGCAACATAGGCTGCGAAATAGATTTGGGTGACAGCCCGACAGTTGGCGATTTGTTTAGCGAAACTCAATCAAGAATAGTCATCACAATAGACAAATCCAAGCTCGATGAAGTCAGTTCAGCTGCCGAGAAGCACAATGTTCCTTTCAATGTAATCGGCAAGACAATCGAGAACAAATTCATCATTAAAAATTATATTAATTATTCAATTAAAAACGTCTTTGAGCTTTATGAAAATGCAATTCCTAATTTAATGAATTTATAA
- a CDS encoding redoxin domain-containing protein → MYKYLSMFILLVLVVTSCSEDTNLTEPLDILKQSHERSMKVQSAEYSLDFTFKAPNMDNDLSAKVILVRDTQNAAYPMKIYAEYADGTKIAYQNENFTLVDNVNKKFIRITKDQDPSRFLVENFLNSSFEMIAPITSYDMYVSEFKDSMKLEKIVEIDGVEAYLLTSSKHYPEFDVNALMKMYVRKSDLLRFREEIYQIRGNDTVKYISNLKDVKLDGKIDDSIFTLTKPEGYAEEDLASGEPTASVDVGSVAPDFQLKDESGKMVSLSDFKGKVLVLDFWGTWCKWCVKAMPELQKVHTHFAGKNALVLGISCQEPPGADPVKFKKEHNVNYQTLLEGDQTAMQYGVTGFPTMFVVGKDGKVLFRKSGFSETMAQELIDLITPNL, encoded by the coding sequence ATGTATAAGTATCTTTCAATGTTTATTCTCCTTGTGTTGGTGGTAACAAGTTGTTCCGAAGACACAAATTTGACCGAGCCTCTCGATATTTTGAAGCAATCTCACGAGCGTAGTATGAAAGTCCAATCAGCAGAGTATTCTCTTGATTTCACTTTCAAAGCCCCAAATATGGACAATGATTTGAGTGCGAAAGTGATTTTGGTCCGCGACACTCAAAATGCTGCTTATCCAATGAAAATTTATGCTGAATATGCTGATGGAACAAAGATAGCATATCAAAATGAAAATTTCACATTGGTGGACAATGTCAACAAGAAATTCATCAGAATCACCAAAGACCAAGATCCATCAAGATTTTTGGTTGAAAACTTCTTGAATTCATCATTCGAAATGATAGCACCGATTACAAGTTATGATATGTATGTTTCGGAGTTCAAAGATTCGATGAAACTCGAAAAAATAGTCGAAATTGACGGTGTAGAAGCCTATTTGCTTACAAGCTCTAAGCATTACCCCGAATTTGATGTTAACGCATTAATGAAAATGTATGTTCGTAAGAGCGATTTACTCCGATTTAGAGAGGAAATTTACCAAATTCGCGGAAACGACACTGTAAAATATATCTCAAATTTGAAAGATGTAAAATTGGACGGTAAAATTGACGATTCAATTTTTACATTGACAAAGCCTGAAGGTTATGCTGAGGAAGATTTAGCATCCGGCGAACCAACAGCATCAGTTGATGTAGGTAGTGTAGCACCTGATTTCCAATTGAAAGACGAATCCGGCAAAATGGTATCATTATCTGATTTCAAAGGCAAAGTTCTTGTGTTGGATTTTTGGGGTACATGGTGCAAATGGTGCGTCAAAGCAATGCCGGAACTACAGAAAGTTCACACACATTTTGCTGGCAAAAACGCATTAGTGCTTGGAATTAGTTGCCAAGAACCTCCCGGAGCCGACCCTGTTAAATTCAAAAAGGAACATAATGTTAATTATCAAACTTTGCTCGAAGGAGACCAAACTGCAATGCAATATGGCGTAACGGGTTTCCCTACTATGTTTGTAGTAGGAAAAGACGGAAAAGTACTATTTAGAAAATCAGGTTTTTCAGAAACAATGGCGCAAGAGCTTATTGATTTGATTACCCCGAATTTATGA
- a CDS encoding glycosyltransferase family 4 protein: protein MKILVINWQDIKNPFGGGAEVHMHEIFKRIAAMGHDVTIFACAHPDLAPEEIIDGIKIIRKGDRNVFNFIVPWEYRRRFKNKGFDIIIDDINKIPFYTPLFVEEPLLAISHHFFGKSIFHETNTIFGSYVYLSEALVDVIYKKTKFVVVSDSTLDEFISRGFDKKNITIVTNAIEQSDFPMAVTTKNPNPIVTYFGRLKKYKSVDHLVRAFYFVSQEIPNAKLEFIGRGDFRPYLEQLCRKLGISDKVHFHGFVDEQTKSELLSKSYCVVNTSMKEGWGITNIEANACGTPVISANVPGLRDSVSEGVSGLLYEYGNIMDLADKLRLVLTDNKKRQHLSEGAVSWARQFSWDTSAEIMLDACQRVIDEHKS from the coding sequence ATGAAAATATTAGTAATCAATTGGCAGGACATCAAAAATCCTTTCGGCGGTGGTGCTGAAGTGCATATGCACGAAATTTTCAAACGTATTGCAGCTATGGGGCATGATGTCACTATTTTTGCTTGTGCCCATCCCGATTTAGCTCCAGAAGAAATTATTGACGGTATAAAAATTATTCGCAAAGGCGACCGCAATGTTTTTAATTTTATAGTGCCTTGGGAATATAGGAGAAGGTTTAAGAATAAAGGATTTGATATAATCATTGATGATATAAACAAAATCCCTTTCTATACTCCACTTTTTGTCGAGGAACCTTTACTTGCTATCAGCCATCATTTCTTCGGTAAAAGCATTTTCCATGAAACGAACACTATCTTTGGTTCATACGTTTATTTATCAGAAGCATTGGTAGATGTTATTTATAAGAAGACTAAATTTGTTGTTGTTTCCGATAGCACTCTTGATGAATTCATTTCAAGAGGTTTCGATAAAAAGAATATTACTATTGTCACAAACGCTATCGAACAAAGCGATTTCCCAATGGCAGTCACTACCAAGAATCCAAATCCTATAGTGACATATTTTGGTCGCCTCAAGAAGTACAAAAGCGTTGACCACTTAGTCAGGGCATTTTACTTTGTTTCGCAAGAAATTCCAAATGCAAAACTCGAATTCATCGGCAGGGGAGACTTCCGCCCATATTTAGAACAATTATGCAGAAAACTCGGAATAAGCGATAAAGTTCATTTTCATGGTTTTGTTGATGAACAAACAAAATCGGAATTATTATCCAAATCATATTGTGTTGTTAATACATCAATGAAAGAAGGTTGGGGGATTACAAATATTGAAGCCAATGCTTGTGGCACTCCGGTTATTTCAGCCAACGTCCCTGGTTTACGCGACTCAGTCAGCGAAGGGGTTTCGGGATTGCTGTATGAATATGGCAATATCATGGATTTAGCCGACAAATTAAGATTGGTACTGACTGATAACAAAAAAAGACAGCACCTTAGTGAAGGTGCCGTCTCTTGGGCTCGCCAATTTTCTTGGGATACGTCTGCAGAAATTATGTTAGATGCTTGTCAACGTGTGATAGACGAGCATAAATCATAA